CGCTGTGCCGGAGGGTGACCGCCGGGGAGGCCCAGCGCGGGATCCTGGTCTGCGGGACGGGCGTCGGTGCCGCCATCGCGGCCAACAAGTACCCTGGCATCCGTGCCGCCGTCTGTCATGACGTCTTCTCCGCCCACCAGTGCGTGGAGCATGACGATGTCAACGTGATGTGCATCGGCGCGTGGATCGTCGGCGAGATGCTTGCATACGAACTGGTCGCGGCCTACCTGGTCGCGGTGCCGGATCAGGCTCCCGAGTTCCGGCGCCGCATCGCCAAGCTGCATGAGATGGAGAGCCGGTTGCGCCCAGCACCGGGTAGCTGACGATTCAAAGGCGGCCCCGTCGCGTCAGGCAGCCGTGGAGATACCCGCTCCGGGGTGAAGGATGATGTCGCGCCCCGTCGAAACGGCTCCCAGGCTGGGGCGTCGAGCCGCCCCAGCCGATTCGCTGCTGGCAGGGTGGTGCGAGGCGTGGAGAGGGCGCCTTCGAGGGGGGCGGCGGAGGGGGCGGCGTCGTCGCCGAGTCTCGCGGCCACCAGAGCGCTGACCGGGCTCCTCATCGGCCTGGCCGGGGGCGGCCTGGGCAGTCTGGTGGGGCTGGGAGGCGGCGTCGTCATGATCCCGCTGTTGACGTCGTGGATGGGCTTGACGCAGCACGCCGCGCACGGCTCCAGCCTGGTGGCGGTCCTGTTCACCGCCGTCTCCGGAGGCGTCGGCTACGCGCGCCAGGGCGCCGTCGACCTCACCGCCGCCGTCGCGGTAGCGGCGTCGGCCATGCTGATGGCCAGGGTGGGGGCCCGGGCCAGCGGCCGCGTCTCGTCGGCCCGCCTGCAGGGGTACTTCGGCATGTTCCTGGTGGGCGTCTCGCTGCTCTTGCCCGTCAGCCGCTACGTGATGGCCCACGTCGACACGGGCCTGGCACTGCCGTCCCTGCAGGTGGTGGCGGGCGGCCTCGTCATCGGGGTCATCAGCGGCTATCTCGCGGGCATGATGGGGGTCGGAGGCGGGGCCATCGTGGTGCCGGCCCTGGTGGTGGGGCTGGGCTTTCCCCAGCACCTGGCGCAGGGCACCTCGCTGATCCAGATGATCCCGACCGCCGTGTCGGGCACCTGGACCCACCACCGCCTCGGCCACATCCAGTGGCCCATCGCCCCGTGGCTGGGAGTGGGCGCCATCGCCGGGGGCTGGGTGGGGGCAACGGTGGCCGGGTGGTTGCCTTCGCCGACGCTGCGCTATGTCTTCTCGGCCTTCACGCTGCTGATGGGCGTGCACTACATCCGTCGCTCGCGCCGGGCGCTGGCGGCGGATGGCCGGGTAGCCGGCCGGACGGCGTGAGGCGGCGCGCCAAGCCGGGCCGACAGGCCGACGGATGGACGGGGGAGACGACATGGGCGAGCGGCTGCAAGCCTTTCGTCAGTTCCGCCAGGAGATGAACGAGAAGATCCTGGCCTCCGACAACCTCGTCATCAAGCGGTTCTTCAACCTCGACACCCAGACCTACCAGGCCGGGGCGCTGCCCGTGCGGGTCAAGGAGATGCTGGGGCTGGTGGCGTCGCTGGTGTTGCGCTGCGACGACTGCATCACCTACCACCTGATCCGCTGCAAGGAGGAGGGCGTCACCCGGGAGGAGCTCTTGGAGGTGTTGGGCGTCGGGCTGGTGGTGGGCGGCTCCATCGTCATCCCCCACCTGCGTCGGGCCGTGGCCACCTGGGAGGAGCTGGAGGCGGAGCGAAGGCGGGCGTAAGGCCGGCCAGCGTTGCCCTTGGGTGCGACGGGCGCCGGCGGCTCGTCACCCGATCCTGAGCGAGACGCGATAGCGCCGCAGCCAGGTGTCGAGCTGCACCAGGTAGGCCATCATCTGCGGGCCCGTCATGAGCTGCCCCCACCACGGCACGTCCAGCGCCCGCCCGTCGCCTTCCGCCAGGGCCCGGACTTGCCCCATGTCGACGAGCGGGAGCAAGGGCGAGGCAGGGTCGGCCAGGACCTGCTGCAGGCGGCGGCGCACGGCCGCGGCGTAGGCCGGGTGGTGCGTCTTGGGGTAGGGGCTCTTGCGCCGTGCCAGCACGTCGTCGGGCAGCACCCCCGCCAACGCCCGGCGCAGCAGTCCTTTGGGCTGTCCGTCGCACGTCTTCATGGACCACGGGGCGTTCCACACGTACTCCACCAGCCGGTGGTCGCAGTAGGGGACGCGGGCCTCGAGCCCCACCGCCATGGTCATGCGATCCTTGCGGTCCAGCAGGGTCGGCATGAAGCGGGTCAGGCTGAGGTAGGCGACCTCCCGCAGGCGGGCCTGGTCGGGGGGTTCGCCCGCCAGCCGGGGCACCTCCTCCAGGGCCTCCCGGTAGCGCCGCTCCAGGTAGAGACGGGGCTGGATGGCCTCCGCCACGTCGGCGGCCAGCAGGCGCAGCCGGGCATCCAGCCGGCGGGTCCAGGGGAAGGCGTCGGCCCGCAGATCCTCCTCCCGCCAGAACCACGGATAGCCTCCGAAGATCTCGTCGGCGCACTCTCCCGACAGCGCCACCGTCGCCTCGCGCTTGACCTCGCGGGCGAAGAGCAGCAGGGACGCGTCGATGTCGGCCATCCCCGGCAGGTCCCGAGCGACGACGGCCTGATCCAGCGCCTCGACCAGCGCCTCGGCGCCGATGAGGACCCGTCGGTGGACGGTGCCGAGCCACGCCGACACCCGCTGGACCCACGGCCCGTCGGCGTCGGGCTGAAACTCGCTGGAGCGGAAGTGGCGATCGTTGTCCTCGTAGTCGACGGAGAACGTGCGCAGGGGCGGCAGGGCTCGCTCCCGGTAGACCCGGGCCGCCAGCGCGCTGATCCCGCTGGAGTCGAGCCCTCCCGAGAGGAGCGTGCAGACCGGCACGTCGGAGATCAGCTGCCGGCGCACGCTGTCCTCCAGGAGGCCCCGCACCGTGGCCACCGTGGTGCGCAGGTCGTCGGGATGAGGGCGGCTCTCCAGGGCCCAGTAACGCCGGCAGACCAGGCGCCCCTGGGGCTGCCGCACCGGCCCCGACGAGCCGACGGGGACGTCCGGCTCGAAGCTGAGCCACCATCCGGGCTTCAGCTCGTGGACGCCCCGGAAGACGCCATGGCCAGGAGTGCGGGCCGGGCCCATCACCAGCACCTCGGCCAGCCCCTCGGCATCGACCTCGGGGGGCACGAGGGGGTGAGCCAGCAGAGCCTTGAGCTCCGAGCCGAAGAGCAGCCCGCCCTCCCGCTCGGCATAGAAGAGGGGCTTGACGCCCAGGCGATCGCGGGCCATGAAGAGGCGACGGGAGGCTTCGTCCCAGATGGCGAAGGCGAAGATGCCGTTGAAGCGCGCCAGGCAGGCAGGGCCCCACTCCACGTAGGCCAGCAGGAGGGCCTCGGTGTCGGAGTACCCCCGAAACCGCCATCCTCGGCTCGCCAGCTCGGCCCGTATCTCGTCGGTGTTGTACAGCTCGCCGTTGTAGACGATGACGTAGCGTCGGCCGTCACGGTCGCGCGCCATCGGCTGCTGGCCGCCCTGGGGGTCCAACACGACCAGCCGCCGGTGCGCCAGGACGGCGTGAGGGCTGACCCAGAGCCCGCATGCGTCGGGGCCGCGGCAGGCCAGCGTGGCCCCCATGGCCTCCACCTGCTCGCGCAGCCCGGTCAGGTCCCGCCCGAAGTCGACCCATCCTGCGACGCCGCACATCCCGGCCCCACCCGCCGACCGTGAGGATCGTCGATGCGTCGACCATCCTACGCCGGGACCCGGGTGGGAGTGCGGGGCGCGCGGTGCCCCTCACGGGTCGTGAGGGATGCCGGGGCCGGCGGCCTCGCGGGCCCCTTCGCCCAGCACGATGCCGGGGATCTCGGGCGTCTCGCCGCCGGGGGGTGGGGCGGAGGGCAGCAGCACCCCGCCGTCCTGCAGCGCGCGCCGACGCTGCCATGCCCGCACGGCTCCCTTGAGGGTCGCCAGCCCCAGGGTGGCGCAACGGGGGCGGGCCTTGACCACCTCGCTGCCCAGCAGCTGCTCCATGTGGTGGTAGTCCATCTCCAGGATGGCCTCGGCCGAGAGGCCGGCGCGGTGCACCTCGTCGAGCAGCATGGAGGCGCCGGCCTGACTCACGGTGCAGCCCTGGCCCTCCCAGCGGAGGTCCAGCAGGCGGTCGCCGTCCGCCTTGAGGTAGATGACCACCACGTCGCCGCAGCCGGGGTTGCCGCCCGGCATGGTGATGTCGGCATCCGGGATGGCCCCGAAGTGGCGCGGGCGCCGGAAGTGCTCCGCGATCCACTCCAGGTCCGGATGACAACCTTCGTCGATCGACACGGCCCTGCCCCCGATCTCGTACGGCAGACGCCCTCCTGCCGCCGGCTCCGGTCAGCGCTCGATGGGCGCCCGCACCAGGTTGCCCCACTCCGTCCAGGAGCCGTCGTAGTTGCGGACCTTGTCGTAGCCCAGCAGGTACTTCAAGACGAACCACGTGTGCGAGGAGCGCTCGCCGATGCGGCAGTAGGCGATGATGTCCTGGTCCGGGCGCAGCCCCGCCTCCTGCTCGTAGATGCGGCGCAGCTCCTCCGCGCTCTTGAAGGTGCCGTCCTCGTTGACGGCCCGTGCCCAGGGCACGTTGCGGGCGCCGGGGATGTGGCCGCCCCGCAGGGCGCCCTCCTGCGGGTAGTCGGGCATGTGCAACAGCTCGCCCCGGTACTCCTGCGGCGAGCGCACGTCCACCAGCGGCTTGCCGGCCTCGATGTGCGCCTCGACGTCCTCCCGGAAGGCCCGGATGGCCGCGTCGTCACGGGAGCGCACCGGGTAGTCGCTGGGCGGATACTGGGGCACCTCCCGCGTCAGGGGCCGCCCCTCGGCCTCCCACTTCTTGCGGCCGCCGTCCATGATGCGGCAGTCGGGGTGGCCAAAGAGCTTGAAGACCCAGAAGGCGTAGCAGGCCCACCAGTTGTTCTTGTCGCCGTAGAAGACCACCGTCGTGCGCTCGCCGATGCCCCTGGCCCGGCAAAGGCGGGCGAAGCCCTCGGCGTCCAGGTAGTCCCGCACCAGCGGGTCCTGCAGGTCGGTGTGCCAGTCGATCTTGACGGCGCCGGGGATGTGGCCCAGGTCGTAGAGGAGCACGTCCTCGTTGGACTCTACGATCCGCACGTTGGGGTCGTCGAGGTGCTGGGCCACCCACTCGGTGGAGACCAGCGCCTCCGGGTGCGCGTAACCCTTGGTCTTGGCCAGCACGTCAGCGATGGGCTGGGTCAATCCAGACACCCCCTGCTGTCTCGATGGGACGGTGAGACCGGACGAGCCGCCGGCAGGCGGCGCACCCCACGTTGGCGGCGTCGCGGCGAAGCGGGTGCCGTACGGGCGCCGGGCGGGAGCCGGAGCGCTCCGGCCGTATGTGACAGGAAGGAGCCGGGCTGGCCGACGGCGGCGCGCGCCCCCACGGACGCCCTTCAGGCGCCTCTTCGCCGCCGGCTACAGATGCATCGACGCGGCGTGTGCCTCTCCGACCGCGCCGGACGGGCAGCGCCCTCCGGGCACGGTCCAATCTCGATAGAGCGCATGACTATCGTTGCTATTGTTATTAGCGGAGGCGGCACCGGATGTCAAGCGACCCGGGGCCCATGCGGGGCCGGCGACGGGGGCGGGGGGCGCGGGGACGGACGAGGGGCCATCGGGCGGCCGCCCCGCCGTGCCCCACGCGCAGGGGGTCAGACGTCGAAGTACAGGACGAACTCCCACGGGTGCGGGCGGGTGGAGACGGCCAGGGCCTCCCGCTGTCGCTTGTAGGCGATCCAGAGGTCGATGAAGTCCTTGGTGAAGACCCCGCCCTTGAGCAGGAAATGGTAGTCGTCCTGCAGGGCCTCGAGTGCCTCCTCCAGCGAGCCGGGCAGCGACCGGATGCTGAGCAGCTCCGCCGGCGTCAGCGAGTAGAGGTCACGGTCCACCGGGTCGCCGGGGTCGATACGGTTTTCGATGCCGTCGAGGCCTGCCAGCAGCATGGCCGCGAAGGCCAGGTACGGGTTGGCCGACGGGTCGGGCGGCCGGTACTCGATGCGCCGGGCGGCGGGCGCCTGGGAGTACATGGGGATGCGCACGGCGGCGCTCCGGTTGCGCTTGGAGTAGACCAGGTTGACGGGCGCCTCGAAGCCCGGCACGAGCCGCTTGTAGGAGTTGGTGGTGGGGCTGCACAGAGCGGCCAGCGCCCGGCCGTGAGCCAGCAGACCGCCGATGTAGTACCGGGCCGTCTCGCTGAGGCCCGCATAGCCGTCCTTGTCGTAGAAGAGGTTGCGGCCGTCCTTCCACAGGCTCTGGTGCGTGTGCATGCCCGAGCCGTTGTCGCCGAAGAGGGGCTTGGGCATGAAGGTGACCGTCTTGCCGTGGCGGCGGGCGACGTTCTTGGCCACGTACTTGAGCATCATGACCCGATCGCCCATGGCCGTCAGGGAGGCGTAGCGCAGGTCCACCTCGGCCTGGCCCGCCGTGGCCACCTCGTGGTGGTGCGTCTCCACCGGCACGCCCAGGCTCTGCAAGGTGAGGGCGATGTCAGCCCGCACGTCCGAGACCGAGTCGACGGGCGGGACGGGGAAGTAGCCCTCCTTGTAGCGCGGGCGGTGTCCGGCGTTGGGCGTGTGGTCCCGGCCCGAGTTCCAGAAGCCCTCGTCGGAGTCGACGAAGTAGTAGCCCGAGTGCTGGTCCTGGTGGAAGCGCGCGCTGTCGAGGATGAAGAACTCGGCCTCGGGGCCCCAGTAGCTGACGTCGGCGATACCCGTCGCGCGCAGGTAGGCCTCCGCCTTGCGGGCGATGTAGCGCGGGTCCCGCTCGTACGGTCGCCCCGTCTCCGGGTCGCGCACCTCGCAGACGAGACTCAGCGTGCGGTGCGAGTAGAACGGATCGATGAACGCGGTGGCCAGGTCCGGCACCAGCAGCATGTCGCTCTCGTTGATGGCCTGGAAGCCCCGGATGCTGGAGCCGTCGAAGCCGAAGCCCTCCACGAAGGCCTGCTCCGTCAGCTGGTCGATGGGCACGTGGAAGTGCTGCCACTGCCCGGGCACGTCGACGAACTTGAGATCCACCATGACGACGCCCTGGCTGCGGGCCGCCTCGATGAGCTCCCGGGGCGAGGCGGCCTGGAGCGCAGCCGGGGATCGCCCTTCGATGACCACTGCCATCCAACCCACCCCCTGCACCTTTTGGCGCCTATTGTATGACAGGAGGCGGAGGATGTCACGTCTGTGTCATGCAGATGGCATGTATACATGAGGGCCGACGTCAGGTGCGCGGGCCGTGCAGGGGTAGGGAGGGGCCCGACGGCACGGACGTCCCGGCCTGCCGCAGCAGGGCTCGCAGCCACAGCACCAGCGCCACC
This genomic interval from Limnochorda sp. LNt contains the following:
- the rpiB gene encoding ribose 5-phosphate isomerase B — its product is MRVVVGGDHAGFPLKQKVVARLKAWGHDVEDIGTFSEEPVDFPDVAEALCRRVTAGEAQRGILVCGTGVGAAIAANKYPGIRAAVCHDVFSAHQCVEHDDVNVMCIGAWIVGEMLAYELVAAYLVAVPDQAPEFRRRIAKLHEMESRLRPAPGS
- a CDS encoding sulfite exporter TauE/SafE family protein — translated: MERAPSRGAAEGAASSPSLAATRALTGLLIGLAGGGLGSLVGLGGGVVMIPLLTSWMGLTQHAAHGSSLVAVLFTAVSGGVGYARQGAVDLTAAVAVAASAMLMARVGARASGRVSSARLQGYFGMFLVGVSLLLPVSRYVMAHVDTGLALPSLQVVAGGLVIGVISGYLAGMMGVGGGAIVVPALVVGLGFPQHLAQGTSLIQMIPTAVSGTWTHHRLGHIQWPIAPWLGVGAIAGGWVGATVAGWLPSPTLRYVFSAFTLLMGVHYIRRSRRALAADGRVAGRTA
- a CDS encoding carboxymuconolactone decarboxylase family protein — translated: MDGGDDMGERLQAFRQFRQEMNEKILASDNLVIKRFFNLDTQTYQAGALPVRVKEMLGLVASLVLRCDDCITYHLIRCKEEGVTREELLEVLGVGLVVGGSIVIPHLRRAVATWEELEAERRRA
- the asnB gene encoding asparagine synthase (glutamine-hydrolyzing); the protein is MCGVAGWVDFGRDLTGLREQVEAMGATLACRGPDACGLWVSPHAVLAHRRLVVLDPQGGQQPMARDRDGRRYVIVYNGELYNTDEIRAELASRGWRFRGYSDTEALLLAYVEWGPACLARFNGIFAFAIWDEASRRLFMARDRLGVKPLFYAEREGGLLFGSELKALLAHPLVPPEVDAEGLAEVLVMGPARTPGHGVFRGVHELKPGWWLSFEPDVPVGSSGPVRQPQGRLVCRRYWALESRPHPDDLRTTVATVRGLLEDSVRRQLISDVPVCTLLSGGLDSSGISALAARVYRERALPPLRTFSVDYEDNDRHFRSSEFQPDADGPWVQRVSAWLGTVHRRVLIGAEALVEALDQAVVARDLPGMADIDASLLLFAREVKREATVALSGECADEIFGGYPWFWREEDLRADAFPWTRRLDARLRLLAADVAEAIQPRLYLERRYREALEEVPRLAGEPPDQARLREVAYLSLTRFMPTLLDRKDRMTMAVGLEARVPYCDHRLVEYVWNAPWSMKTCDGQPKGLLRRALAGVLPDDVLARRKSPYPKTHHPAYAAAVRRRLQQVLADPASPLLPLVDMGQVRALAEGDGRALDVPWWGQLMTGPQMMAYLVQLDTWLRRYRVSLRIG
- a CDS encoding iron-sulfur cluster assembly scaffold protein, coding for MSIDEGCHPDLEWIAEHFRRPRHFGAIPDADITMPGGNPGCGDVVVIYLKADGDRLLDLRWEGQGCTVSQAGASMLLDEVHRAGLSAEAILEMDYHHMEQLLGSEVVKARPRCATLGLATLKGAVRAWQRRRALQDGGVLLPSAPPPGGETPEIPGIVLGEGAREAAGPGIPHDP
- a CDS encoding sulfurtransferase, with product MTQPIADVLAKTKGYAHPEALVSTEWVAQHLDDPNVRIVESNEDVLLYDLGHIPGAVKIDWHTDLQDPLVRDYLDAEGFARLCRARGIGERTTVVFYGDKNNWWACYAFWVFKLFGHPDCRIMDGGRKKWEAEGRPLTREVPQYPPSDYPVRSRDDAAIRAFREDVEAHIEAGKPLVDVRSPQEYRGELLHMPDYPQEGALRGGHIPGARNVPWARAVNEDGTFKSAEELRRIYEQEAGLRPDQDIIAYCRIGERSSHTWFVLKYLLGYDKVRNYDGSWTEWGNLVRAPIER
- the glnA gene encoding type I glutamate--ammonia ligase, translated to MAVVIEGRSPAALQAASPRELIEAARSQGVVMVDLKFVDVPGQWQHFHVPIDQLTEQAFVEGFGFDGSSIRGFQAINESDMLLVPDLATAFIDPFYSHRTLSLVCEVRDPETGRPYERDPRYIARKAEAYLRATGIADVSYWGPEAEFFILDSARFHQDQHSGYYFVDSDEGFWNSGRDHTPNAGHRPRYKEGYFPVPPVDSVSDVRADIALTLQSLGVPVETHHHEVATAGQAEVDLRYASLTAMGDRVMMLKYVAKNVARRHGKTVTFMPKPLFGDNGSGMHTHQSLWKDGRNLFYDKDGYAGLSETARYYIGGLLAHGRALAALCSPTTNSYKRLVPGFEAPVNLVYSKRNRSAAVRIPMYSQAPAARRIEYRPPDPSANPYLAFAAMLLAGLDGIENRIDPGDPVDRDLYSLTPAELLSIRSLPGSLEEALEALQDDYHFLLKGGVFTKDFIDLWIAYKRQREALAVSTRPHPWEFVLYFDV